Proteins co-encoded in one Candidatus Thiodictyon syntrophicum genomic window:
- a CDS encoding lipoprotein — protein sequence MHCWAHNSFVVMVIALGTLGMIDACGQKGPLFLPKPDEQQAPAKGAEVPKTPAPTPVSAPTQAPAPALPPATNAELLAWPAQNPSGCTDGCSGGAR from the coding sequence ATGCACTGTTGGGCCCACAACTCTTTCGTCGTCATGGTGATCGCGCTCGGGACCCTGGGCATGATCGACGCCTGCGGGCAAAAGGGCCCCCTGTTCCTGCCGAAACCGGACGAACAACAGGCCCCGGCGAAGGGCGCGGAGGTGCCCAAGACGCCGGCCCCGACGCCGGTGTCGGCTCCGACTCAGGCGCCGGCCCCGGCCCTGCCCCCGGCGACCAACGCCGAACTGCTGGCATGGCCGGCGCAAAATCCGAGCGGCTGCACCGACGGGTGCTCGGGAGGAGCCAGGTAA
- a CDS encoding ABC transporter ATP-binding protein, with protein sequence MGALRLEAVRPRVLAPVNLSLAAGELVFISGPSGSGKSLLLRAVADLDPHAGEVWLGSEARSTMAPARWRQRVGLLPAEAFWWADAVGEHFPATTGRVQDVGERVAPGSADGGLDGLLAALGFAPDVLDWSVARLSTGERQRLALARLLAQGPEALLLDEATANLDPANRERVELVTAAYRAGQAAAILWVSHDPEQRERLGGRQFGIRDGRLGPTEAVSAGPARLEDGR encoded by the coding sequence ATGGGCGCCCTACGCCTGGAGGCGGTGCGTCCGCGGGTCCTGGCCCCGGTGAACCTGAGCCTGGCGGCGGGTGAGTTGGTCTTCATCTCCGGCCCCTCAGGTTCCGGCAAGAGCCTGCTGCTGCGTGCCGTGGCGGATTTGGACCCCCACGCGGGCGAGGTCTGGCTGGGGAGCGAGGCGCGCTCGACCATGGCCCCGGCCCGCTGGCGGCAACGGGTCGGACTCTTGCCCGCGGAGGCCTTTTGGTGGGCGGATGCGGTCGGCGAGCACTTTCCTGCGACCACCGGGCGCGTGCAAGACGTGGGCGAACGGGTCGCACCAGGGTCCGCGGACGGGGGGCTCGATGGCCTGCTCGCCGCCCTTGGCTTCGCGCCGGATGTACTGGATTGGTCGGTCGCGCGCCTCTCCACCGGCGAGCGCCAGCGCCTGGCCCTGGCGCGGCTGCTGGCCCAGGGGCCGGAGGCCCTGCTGCTGGACGAGGCCACGGCCAACCTGGACCCGGCCAACCGCGAACGGGTGGAACTGGTGACGGCGGCCTATCGCGCCGGTCAGGCCGCGGCGATCCTCTGGGTAAGCCATGACCCGGAGCAGCGCGAGCGCCTCGGCGGGCGGCAGTTCGGTATCCGGGATGGGCGCCTGGGGCCGACCGAAGCGGTGAGCGCGGGCCCCGCCCGCCTGGAAGACGGGCGATGA
- the lysA gene encoding diaminopimelate decarboxylase — MDHFNYRDNLLHAEDLPLTAIAQQFGTPCYVYSRATLERHWHAFDRAFQGHPHLICFAVKANANLGVLSVLARLGSGFDIVSVGELERVLAAGGEPGKVIFSGVGKREDELRRALEVGIRCFNVESVPELERLDRVAGDLGVIAPVSLRVNPDVDARTHPYIATGLKENKFGIDIRAAEAVYRQAARLPHLRVTGIDCHIGSQLTDLAPFLAALERVLALADRLAAAGIPIGHLDLGGGLGIRYLGEHPPEPAAYAAALLHRLGGRGHEIILEPGRAIVGNAGILLTRVEYLKPTEHRRFAVVDAAMNDLLRPALYQAVQDIVPVRLDSAADAARYDLVGPVCETGDFLGKDRLLALEPGDLLAVRGSGAYGFSMSSNYNSRPRAAEVMVDGGQAHLVRRRESIADLMNGESPLP; from the coding sequence ATGGACCATTTCAACTACCGCGACAACCTGCTCCACGCCGAGGACCTGCCGCTCACCGCCATCGCGCAACAGTTCGGCACCCCCTGCTATGTCTACTCCCGGGCGACGCTTGAGCGGCATTGGCACGCCTTCGACCGCGCCTTCCAGGGGCATCCGCACCTGATCTGTTTCGCGGTCAAGGCCAATGCCAACCTGGGGGTGCTGAGCGTTCTGGCGCGGCTCGGCTCCGGGTTCGACATCGTCTCGGTAGGCGAACTGGAGCGGGTGCTGGCGGCGGGGGGCGAGCCCGGCAAGGTCATCTTCTCGGGGGTCGGCAAGCGGGAGGATGAACTGCGCCGGGCGCTTGAGGTCGGCATCCGCTGCTTCAACGTGGAATCGGTGCCGGAGCTCGAGCGTCTCGACCGGGTGGCCGGGGACCTGGGTGTCATCGCGCCCGTCTCGCTGCGGGTCAATCCGGACGTGGACGCCCGCACCCACCCCTACATCGCCACCGGACTCAAAGAGAACAAGTTCGGGATCGACATCCGGGCGGCCGAGGCGGTCTACCGGCAGGCGGCGCGGCTGCCGCACCTGCGCGTCACCGGGATCGACTGCCACATCGGCTCCCAACTCACCGATCTCGCCCCCTTCCTGGCCGCCCTGGAGCGGGTGCTGGCCCTCGCCGATCGGCTGGCGGCGGCCGGCATCCCCATCGGCCACCTGGACTTGGGCGGCGGGCTCGGTATCCGCTACCTGGGCGAACACCCGCCGGAGCCCGCCGCCTATGCCGCCGCCCTGCTCCATCGCCTGGGCGGCCGCGGCCACGAGATCATCCTGGAGCCGGGGCGCGCCATCGTCGGCAACGCCGGCATCCTGCTGACCCGCGTGGAATATCTGAAACCCACCGAGCACCGGCGTTTTGCCGTGGTGGACGCGGCGATGAACGACCTGCTGCGCCCCGCCCTCTACCAGGCGGTGCAGGACATCGTTCCGGTCCGCCTGGACAGCGCGGCCGACGCCGCCCGCTATGATCTCGTGGGCCCCGTGTGCGAGACCGGGGACTTCCTGGGCAAGGACCGCCTGCTGGCCCTGGAACCGGGCGACCTGCTGGCCGTGCGCGGCAGCGGTGCCTACGGGTTCAGCATGAGCTCCAACTACAACAGCCGGCCGCGCGCCGCCGAGGTCATGGTGGACGGCGGGCAGGCCCACCTGGTGCGGCGCCGGGAGAGCATCGCCGACCTGATGAACGGGGAGTCGCCGCTCCCATGA
- a CDS encoding recombination-associated protein RdgC translates to MFKNARIYRLGAPFGRAAAELEAALGTRRFRPCGPVEVATLGWSAPLGEDTSALVHGVGGCLLLCLRKQERLLPSSAVAEAVDERIAEIEAGEARDLSRSERRALREQTVTEMLPRAFTRSRRTLLYIDTESGWLVVDAASEKQAEEAISLLRLTLETLPAKPPAPRQPPAGILTAWLLTGEAPADFIPADACELRDSEDSASVIRCKGQDLASEEILNHLRAGKQVVKLALDWDERLAFILADDLSLKRLRVGDALLDEIEDGDDPAARLDAEFALMALQLRELFVRLDALFGLVGEPA, encoded by the coding sequence ATGTTCAAGAACGCCAGGATCTATCGTCTCGGGGCACCCTTCGGCCGCGCCGCCGCGGAACTGGAGGCGGCGCTGGGGACCCGGCGGTTCCGCCCCTGCGGCCCGGTGGAGGTCGCCACCCTGGGGTGGTCGGCACCGCTCGGCGAGGACACCTCGGCCCTGGTGCACGGGGTGGGCGGCTGTCTGCTCCTGTGCCTGCGTAAGCAGGAGCGGCTGCTGCCGTCGTCCGCGGTCGCCGAGGCGGTGGACGAGCGCATCGCCGAGATCGAGGCCGGCGAGGCACGCGACCTCAGCCGCTCGGAGCGCCGCGCGCTGCGCGAGCAGACCGTCACCGAGATGCTGCCGCGCGCCTTCACCCGCTCGCGCCGCACCCTGCTCTATATCGACACCGAGTCCGGTTGGCTGGTGGTCGACGCCGCCAGCGAAAAACAGGCCGAGGAGGCGATTTCACTGCTGCGCCTGACGCTGGAGACCCTGCCGGCCAAGCCCCCGGCCCCCCGGCAGCCCCCCGCCGGCATCCTCACCGCCTGGCTGCTCACCGGCGAGGCCCCGGCCGATTTCATCCCAGCCGACGCCTGTGAACTGCGCGACAGCGAGGACAGCGCGAGCGTCATCCGCTGCAAGGGGCAGGATCTCGCCAGCGAGGAGATCCTGAACCACCTGCGGGCCGGCAAACAGGTCGTCAAGCTGGCCCTGGACTGGGACGAGCGGCTCGCCTTCATTCTGGCCGACGACCTGTCGCTCAAACGCCTGCGCGTCGGCGACGCCCTGCTCGACGAGATCGAGGACGGCGACGACCCGGCGGCGCGGCTCGACGCCGAGTTCGCACTCATGGCCCTGCAACTGCGCGAACTGTTCGTGCGCCTGGACGCGCTGTTCGGCCTGGTCGGCGAGCCTGCTTAG
- the trmB gene encoding tRNA (guanosine(46)-N7)-methyltransferase TrmB, with protein sequence MKQPDEPCAPAGEAPDRRRPVRSFVLRQGRLTVAQERAFVDLWPRYGVDWVPGTLLDLAALFGNERAVVLEIGFGNGDSLAAMAAAEPLRNWLGVEVHAPGVGHLLLETERRGLTNLRVVRHDAVELLAGGLPPASLARVQLFFPDPWPKQRHHKRRILTPAFLDLLARALVPGGVFHAATDWEPYATQMLEVLEAQGSPFVNTAGPDRFAPRPATRPLTRFEQRGERLGHQVRDLVWRRR encoded by the coding sequence GTGAAACAACCTGACGAACCGTGTGCGCCCGCCGGGGAGGCCCCGGACCGGCGCCGCCCGGTGCGTAGCTTTGTGCTGCGCCAGGGCCGGCTCACGGTGGCGCAGGAGCGGGCCTTTGTGGACCTGTGGCCGCGCTATGGGGTGGACTGGGTGCCCGGGACGCTGCTCGACCTTGCGGCCCTCTTCGGCAATGAGCGGGCGGTGGTGTTGGAGATCGGCTTCGGCAACGGGGACAGCCTGGCGGCGATGGCGGCGGCCGAACCGCTGCGCAACTGGCTGGGGGTGGAGGTCCACGCACCCGGCGTGGGCCACCTGCTGCTAGAGACCGAGCGGCGCGGGCTTACCAACCTGCGGGTGGTCCGCCACGATGCCGTGGAACTGCTCGCCGGGGGGCTGCCGCCCGCATCGCTCGCGCGGGTCCAGCTCTTTTTTCCGGACCCTTGGCCCAAGCAGCGCCACCACAAGCGCCGCATCCTGACCCCCGCCTTTCTCGACCTGCTGGCCCGCGCGCTGGTCCCGGGCGGGGTCTTCCACGCGGCCACCGATTGGGAACCCTACGCCACCCAGATGCTCGAGGTGCTGGAGGCCCAGGGCTCGCCGTTCGTGAACACCGCGGGGCCGGACCGTTTCGCGCCGCGCCCCGCCACCCGCCCCCTGACCCGCTTCGAGCAGCGGGGCGAGCGCCTCGGGCATCAGGTCCGCGACCTGGTGTGGCGGCGCCGCTGA
- a CDS encoding META domain-containing protein produces MKHSPPAAAPALLLVAALLAAVTPLQAGPDRPAVGNAAAPPASPAAAAAPAPQDAGEPATGAPPSLENTSWSPAAYRAGKALVEIAAGPRPGRFRFEAGRVAGTAGCNQIGGSYTLAGASLTFKANMASTMMACPEPLMKQDKAVGLALTRVAAYRLDGELLELLDAAGAVQLRFVRLKPTPLVGQVWQLTGYDNGKEAISSARNGTEINLEFRDDGTLGGSDGCNRYMSGYTLSGATLTIGPLASTRMACKPDGAAQQARDYAAALGSVTSYRIEGGELLLLTGEGKPAARYRTEVVRPVEVEVAAGGGALPSGTPDTAQTPQPALTAPATSTAPQGGAVGGGEAPRRSLPPTPTP; encoded by the coding sequence ATGAAGCACTCACCACCAGCCGCCGCCCCGGCCCTGCTCCTCGTCGCCGCGCTGCTGGCGGCCGTCACCCCGCTCCAGGCCGGCCCGGACCGGCCCGCGGTCGGCAACGCGGCGGCGCCCCCGGCAAGTCCGGCGGCCGCGGCGGCGCCGGCACCGCAAGACGCCGGTGAGCCCGCGACCGGAGCGCCGCCGTCCCTGGAGAATACCTCCTGGTCGCCCGCGGCCTATCGTGCCGGCAAGGCCCTGGTCGAGATCGCCGCGGGCCCGCGTCCCGGCCGCTTTCGCTTCGAGGCGGGGCGGGTCGCCGGCACCGCGGGCTGCAACCAGATCGGCGGCAGCTACACCCTGGCGGGGGCGAGCCTGACCTTCAAGGCGAATATGGCCTCTACGATGATGGCCTGTCCGGAGCCGCTGATGAAGCAGGACAAGGCGGTCGGCCTGGCCCTGACCCGGGTCGCCGCCTACCGTCTGGATGGCGAATTGCTGGAGTTGCTGGACGCCGCGGGCGCGGTGCAGCTGCGCTTCGTGCGGCTCAAGCCCACCCCCCTGGTCGGGCAGGTCTGGCAGCTGACCGGCTACGACAACGGCAAAGAGGCCATCAGTTCGGCCCGCAACGGGACCGAGATCAACCTGGAGTTCCGCGACGACGGCACTCTGGGCGGCTCCGATGGCTGCAATCGCTACATGAGCGGTTACACCCTGAGCGGCGCGACCCTGACCATCGGCCCCCTGGCCAGCACCCGCATGGCGTGCAAGCCGGACGGGGCGGCGCAACAGGCCCGCGACTACGCGGCGGCCCTGGGCTCGGTGACCAGCTACCGCATTGAGGGCGGCGAGTTGCTGCTCCTCACCGGCGAGGGCAAACCGGCCGCCCGCTATCGCACGGAGGTGGTCCGGCCGGTCGAGGTCGAAGTCGCTGCCGGCGGCGGCGCCCTCCCCAGCGGTACGCCTGACACTGCGCAGACCCCGCAACCGGCCCTGACGGCCCCCGCCACAAGCACGGCTCCCCAGGGCGGCGCGGTCGGTGGCGGGGAGGCACCGCGGCGGAGCCTGCCGCCGACGCCGACGCCCTAA
- a CDS encoding DUF484 family protein — MRKTKGEGGAAGAGASEAAITAGPAPGEGAGATAAAAVAAYLQGHPDYFASNPQILAELHIPHTAAGAAVSLIERQVRVLRAQLETERGRLAQLIARAREYESFSARLHALVLALIAAPDLTRVSAALQEGLMHEFSAQAVTLKVFPVDPAVGDPDPLVAAFRDFLERKHALCGPLDEAKNAALFGDLHDPAGEQVHCAALIPIRANGRCGVLAIGAADPDRFKPDMRTDLLDRLGEIVSCKLQMLPPEVPSAVTPPPPAPASEDEPKPTPTRRKRTKKTVPE; from the coding sequence ATGAGAAAGACAAAGGGCGAGGGGGGCGCGGCCGGGGCCGGGGCGAGCGAGGCCGCGATCACCGCAGGGCCCGCACCGGGGGAGGGCGCCGGGGCGACCGCGGCGGCGGCGGTCGCCGCCTATCTGCAGGGTCATCCGGACTACTTCGCGTCCAACCCGCAGATCCTGGCCGAGCTGCACATCCCCCACACCGCGGCCGGTGCGGCGGTCTCGCTGATCGAGCGCCAGGTCAGGGTGCTGCGCGCGCAACTCGAGACCGAGCGCGGCCGGCTGGCACAGCTCATCGCCCGCGCCCGCGAGTACGAGTCCTTCTCCGCCCGCCTGCACGCGCTGGTGCTCGCCCTGATCGCCGCCCCGGATCTTACGCGGGTCAGCGCCGCGCTCCAGGAGGGCCTGATGCACGAGTTCAGCGCCCAGGCGGTCACCCTCAAGGTCTTCCCGGTGGACCCCGCGGTCGGGGACCCCGATCCCCTGGTCGCCGCCTTCCGGGACTTCCTGGAGCGCAAGCACGCCCTGTGCGGCCCGCTTGACGAGGCCAAGAACGCGGCCCTGTTCGGCGATCTGCATGATCCCGCGGGCGAGCAGGTCCACTGCGCCGCCCTGATACCGATCCGCGCGAACGGACGCTGCGGCGTACTCGCCATCGGGGCCGCCGACCCGGACCGCTTCAAGCCCGACATGCGCACCGACCTCCTGGACCGCCTGGGCGAGATCGTGAGCTGCAAGCTGCAGATGCTGCCGCCTGAAGTGCCGAGCGCGGTGACGCCGCCGCCCCCGGCCCCCGCGAGCGAGGACGAACCCAAGCCGACGCCGACCCGGCGCAAGCGCACCAAGAAGACGGTCCCG
- the gspG gene encoding type II secretion system major pseudopilin GspG — MYPSCAKRTAGFTLVELLVVLAILGLLAGLVGPQVMKFLGSSKTKTARLQIEDLSATMDLYRLETGRYPTGEEGLEALVKKPGNAANWNGPYLKKGDVPKDPWGFEYQYKFPGEHGGVDIWTLGADNREGGEGENADVKSWD; from the coding sequence ATGTATCCGTCCTGTGCCAAGCGCACCGCTGGTTTCACCCTGGTCGAGCTCCTGGTCGTGCTCGCCATCCTGGGCCTCCTGGCCGGGCTGGTGGGTCCGCAGGTCATGAAGTTCCTGGGGTCTTCCAAGACCAAGACCGCCCGCCTGCAGATCGAGGACCTGAGCGCTACCATGGACCTGTACCGGCTGGAGACCGGGCGTTACCCGACCGGTGAGGAGGGACTGGAGGCCCTGGTGAAGAAGCCCGGCAATGCCGCGAACTGGAACGGGCCCTATCTCAAGAAGGGCGATGTGCCGAAAGACCCCTGGGGCTTCGAGTACCAATACAAGTTCCCCGGCGAGCACGGCGGGGTCGACATCTGGACCCTGGGTGCGGACAACCGGGAGGGGGGCGAGGGCGAGAACGCGGACGTGAAGAGCTGGGACT
- a CDS encoding ABC transporter permease — protein MSLVLLTPFDLALAAVLVLLLAAMSWYLHLGVERRLLIAAARSTVQLMLVGLVLKALFAQTNPWLIGLMALFMLAVAGIEVLQRQKRRFRGPWGYGIGAFSMFISSFSVLFLTLTLIIRVEPWYQPQYLIPLLGMLLGNTMSGAAIALDTLTRGAWDARGRIEARLLAGGTWDQAIASLRRDSLRAGLIPIVNAMATAGLVSLPGMMTGQILAGSPPMEAAKYQLLMMFVISAGTGLGSVAAVWLGSRRLFDERERLRLDRLRDQGRDRG, from the coding sequence ATGAGTCTGGTCCTGCTCACCCCCTTCGACCTGGCCCTGGCGGCCGTCCTGGTGCTGTTGCTGGCGGCCATGTCCTGGTACCTGCATCTGGGGGTGGAGCGGCGCCTGCTGATCGCGGCGGCGCGCAGCACGGTGCAATTGATGCTCGTGGGGCTGGTGCTCAAGGCCCTGTTCGCGCAGACCAATCCCTGGCTGATCGGGCTCATGGCGCTGTTTATGCTGGCGGTCGCCGGGATCGAGGTCCTGCAGCGCCAGAAGCGCCGCTTCCGCGGGCCCTGGGGCTACGGGATCGGGGCGTTCTCCATGTTCATCTCCTCTTTCAGCGTACTGTTCTTGACGCTGACCCTGATCATCCGGGTGGAGCCCTGGTATCAGCCCCAATACCTGATCCCGCTTTTGGGTATGTTGCTGGGCAACACCATGAGCGGTGCGGCGATCGCGCTGGACACCCTGACGCGCGGCGCCTGGGACGCGCGCGGGCGTATCGAGGCGCGGCTGCTGGCCGGGGGTACCTGGGATCAGGCCATCGCGTCGCTGCGGCGGGACTCGCTGCGCGCCGGGCTGATCCCGATCGTCAACGCCATGGCCACCGCCGGCCTGGTCAGCCTGCCGGGGATGATGACCGGGCAGATCCTGGCCGGCAGCCCGCCCATGGAGGCGGCCAAGTACCAGCTCTTGATGATGTTCGTGATCTCCGCCGGGACCGGCCTGGGGTCGGTGGCGGCGGTGTGGCTCGGCTCCCGGCGGCTGTTCGATGAGCGCGAGCGGTTGCGCCTGGATCGGCTGCGCGACCAGGGGCGCGACCGCGGGTAG
- a CDS encoding class I SAM-dependent methyltransferase, whose amino-acid sequence MKRRPEPELMEDAEQALAYAQADFSESNALFIKLLGRLDPAPLHRARALDLGCGPADIVCRFLRAWPQATCDALDGSAAMLGHARAALDRLPGVAARARLLCECLPSPNLPQAHYDLILSNSLLHQLHNPQVLWQAVRAAAAPGAQVLIMDLMRPASAGWAEALVATYAAGEPEVLRSDFRNSLFAAFEPAEVVEQLAQAGLSALEVAVVSDRHLAVFGRLDGQSS is encoded by the coding sequence ATGAAGCGCCGTCCCGAACCGGAACTCATGGAGGACGCCGAACAGGCCCTGGCCTATGCCCAGGCCGACTTCTCGGAGTCCAACGCACTCTTCATCAAGCTGCTCGGCCGGCTGGACCCCGCGCCCCTGCACCGCGCCCGCGCGCTGGATCTCGGCTGCGGCCCGGCGGACATCGTCTGCCGCTTTCTGCGCGCCTGGCCGCAGGCGACCTGCGACGCCCTGGACGGCTCCGCCGCCATGCTGGGGCACGCCCGGGCCGCGCTGGACCGGCTGCCCGGGGTCGCCGCACGCGCCCGGCTGCTGTGCGAGTGCCTGCCCAGCCCTAACCTGCCCCAGGCCCACTACGACCTGATCCTCTCCAACAGTCTGCTCCACCAACTGCACAATCCCCAGGTGCTCTGGCAGGCGGTGCGGGCCGCCGCCGCCCCCGGCGCCCAGGTGCTCATCATGGACCTGATGCGCCCCGCCTCCGCCGGTTGGGCCGAGGCCCTGGTGGCGACCTACGCGGCCGGCGAGCCCGAGGTCCTGCGCAGCGACTTCCGCAACTCGCTATTCGCCGCCTTCGAGCCCGCCGAGGTGGTGGAACAGTTGGCGCAGGCGGGCCTGAGCGCACTGGAGGTGGCGGTGGTGAGCGACCGGCATTTGGCGGTCTTCGGCCGTCTGGACGGACAATCTTCCTGA
- the dapF gene encoding diaminopimelate epimerase: MALRFTKMHGLGNDFVVIDAVRQVVELDTAAIRRLADRHRGIGCDQVLLVERPRLPGTAFHYRIFNADGSEVEQCGNGARCFARFVRDQGLCDQTEIPVGTAAGAIRLFIEPDGQVRVDMGVPILDPARIPFLADAQAPTYDLAVDGETLTIGAVSMGNPHAVLLVEDTKTAPVARLGPRIESHPRFPQRVNVGFMQVLAPDQVRLRVYERGTGETLACGTGACAAVVSGRTRGLLGPRVRVSLPGGDLVIEWSVNGGAVQMTGPAQRVFEGEIEP; encoded by the coding sequence ATGGCGTTGCGGTTTACCAAGATGCACGGCCTGGGCAACGACTTCGTCGTCATCGACGCCGTGCGCCAGGTGGTCGAACTCGACACCGCGGCCATCCGGCGGCTGGCGGATCGGCACCGCGGCATCGGTTGCGACCAGGTGCTGCTGGTGGAGCGCCCGCGGCTGCCCGGCACCGCCTTCCACTACCGGATCTTTAACGCCGACGGGTCCGAGGTGGAGCAATGCGGCAACGGCGCCCGCTGCTTCGCCCGCTTCGTGCGCGACCAGGGGCTCTGCGATCAGACCGAGATCCCGGTCGGCACCGCCGCCGGTGCGATCCGTCTCTTCATCGAGCCGGACGGCCAGGTGCGGGTCGACATGGGGGTCCCGATCCTGGACCCGGCGCGCATCCCCTTTCTGGCGGATGCGCAGGCCCCGACCTACGACCTCGCGGTGGACGGCGAGACGCTCACCATCGGCGCCGTCTCCATGGGCAATCCCCATGCGGTGCTGCTGGTGGAGGACACCAAGACGGCGCCGGTGGCGCGGCTCGGCCCCCGCATCGAGTCCCACCCGCGCTTCCCTCAACGGGTGAACGTGGGCTTCATGCAGGTGCTGGCGCCGGATCAGGTCCGGCTGCGCGTCTACGAGCGCGGCACCGGTGAGACCCTGGCCTGCGGGACCGGGGCCTGCGCGGCGGTGGTGAGCGGACGCACCCGCGGTCTGCTCGGGCCGCGGGTGCGGGTCAGCCTGCCCGGCGGGGACCTTGTGATAGAGTGGTCGGTCAACGGGGGAGCGGTCCAGATGACCGGACCGGCACAACGGGTCTTCGAGGGGGAGATCGAGCCATGA